Proteins encoded within one genomic window of Brachybacterium sp. P6-10-X1:
- a CDS encoding polyribonucleotide nucleotidyltransferase yields MEGPDVTTTTAVIDNGSFGRREVRFETGRLAQQAAGAVSVYLDDDTMILSATAVSNRPKDQFDFFPLTIDVEERMYAAGRIPGAFFRREGRPSTDAILAARLTDRPLRPAFVKGLRNEVQVVLTVMANGPDDAYDVVGINGASASTQISGLPFSGPIGAVRIALLPTAQGGQWVAFPTFSQLEEAVFSMVVAGRIVGEGDQADVAIMMVEAEATDNSWNLVKEQGAIAPTEEIVAEGLEAAKVFVRSLCVAQQELAAAAAKPVREFPLFLDHQDDAYEIVAAAATDRLAEVMSIAAKTEREERTDQLQAEVTEELAGEGKQLEGREKEVGGAFRALSKQVVRQKVLTDGIRIDGRGLRDIRALSAEVEVLPRVHGSALFQRGETQILGVTTLNMLKMEQHLDSLSPVRHKRYLHHYNFPPYSTGETGRVGSPKRREIGHGMLAERALVPVLPSREEFPYAIRQVSEALGSNGSTSMGSVCASTLALMNAGVPLRAPVAGIAMGLISDTVDGETRYAALTDILGAEDAFGDMDFKVAGTSEFITAIQLDTKLDGIPASVLASALSQAKEARLAILGVMHEAIDAPDEMSPHAPRVLAVTVPVDKIGAVIGPKGQIINQIQDDTGADITIEDDGTVYIGATDGPSAEAARSAVNAIANPMVPEVGERYLGTVVRVVDFGAFVSLTPGKDGLLHVTQLRKLNGGKRVENVEDVAQVGQKLEVEIREIDSRGKISLAVSEDEEKPAEEDSSVAK; encoded by the coding sequence ATGGAAGGCCCTGACGTCACCACCACGACCGCGGTCATCGACAACGGCTCCTTCGGCCGTCGCGAGGTCCGCTTCGAGACCGGGCGCCTCGCGCAGCAGGCCGCCGGCGCCGTCTCCGTCTACCTCGACGACGACACCATGATCCTGTCGGCCACCGCCGTCTCGAACCGTCCCAAGGACCAGTTCGACTTCTTCCCGCTCACGATAGATGTCGAGGAGCGGATGTACGCGGCCGGGCGCATCCCCGGAGCGTTCTTCCGCCGCGAGGGCCGCCCCAGCACCGACGCGATCCTCGCCGCCCGCCTCACCGACCGCCCGCTGCGCCCGGCCTTCGTCAAGGGTCTGCGCAACGAGGTCCAGGTCGTGCTGACGGTCATGGCCAACGGCCCGGACGACGCCTACGACGTCGTCGGCATCAACGGCGCCTCGGCCTCCACCCAGATCTCCGGCCTGCCTTTCTCCGGCCCGATCGGCGCCGTGCGCATCGCGCTGCTGCCGACCGCCCAGGGCGGCCAGTGGGTCGCGTTCCCGACCTTCTCGCAGCTCGAGGAGGCCGTGTTCTCCATGGTCGTCGCCGGCCGCATCGTCGGCGAGGGCGACCAGGCCGACGTCGCGATCATGATGGTCGAGGCCGAGGCCACCGACAATTCCTGGAACCTCGTCAAGGAGCAGGGCGCGATCGCCCCCACCGAGGAGATCGTCGCCGAGGGCCTCGAGGCCGCGAAGGTCTTCGTCCGCAGCCTGTGCGTGGCCCAGCAGGAGCTGGCCGCGGCCGCCGCCAAGCCGGTCCGCGAGTTCCCGCTGTTCCTGGACCATCAGGACGACGCCTACGAGATCGTCGCCGCGGCCGCGACCGACCGGCTCGCGGAGGTCATGTCGATCGCCGCCAAGACCGAGCGGGAGGAGCGCACCGACCAGCTGCAGGCCGAGGTCACCGAGGAGCTCGCCGGAGAGGGCAAGCAGCTCGAGGGCCGCGAGAAGGAGGTCGGCGGGGCGTTCCGCGCCCTGTCCAAGCAGGTCGTGCGCCAGAAGGTGCTCACCGACGGCATCCGCATCGACGGCCGGGGCCTGCGGGACATCCGGGCGCTCTCCGCCGAGGTCGAGGTGCTCCCGAGGGTGCACGGCTCGGCGCTGTTCCAGCGCGGTGAGACCCAGATCCTGGGCGTGACCACGCTGAACATGCTCAAGATGGAGCAGCATCTGGATTCGCTCTCGCCGGTCCGGCACAAGCGCTACCTCCACCACTACAACTTCCCGCCCTACTCCACCGGTGAGACCGGTCGCGTCGGCTCCCCGAAGCGTCGCGAGATCGGCCACGGCATGCTCGCCGAGCGCGCCCTGGTGCCGGTGCTGCCCAGCCGCGAGGAGTTCCCCTACGCGATCCGTCAGGTCTCCGAGGCCCTCGGGTCCAACGGCTCGACCTCGATGGGTTCCGTGTGCGCCTCGACCCTGGCGCTGATGAACGCCGGTGTGCCGCTGCGCGCCCCGGTCGCCGGCATCGCCATGGGCCTGATCTCGGACACCGTCGACGGTGAGACCCGCTACGCGGCGCTGACCGACATCCTCGGCGCCGAGGACGCCTTCGGCGACATGGACTTCAAGGTCGCCGGGACCAGCGAGTTCATCACCGCGATCCAGCTGGACACGAAGCTCGACGGCATCCCCGCCTCCGTGCTGGCCAGTGCCCTGTCGCAGGCCAAGGAGGCGCGTCTGGCGATCCTCGGCGTGATGCACGAGGCGATCGACGCGCCCGACGAGATGAGCCCGCACGCCCCGCGCGTGCTCGCGGTCACCGTCCCCGTCGACAAGATCGGAGCGGTCATCGGCCCGAAGGGCCAGATCATCAATCAGATCCAGGACGACACGGGTGCCGACATCACCATCGAGGACGACGGCACCGTCTACATCGGCGCGACCGACGGACCCTCGGCCGAGGCCGCCCGCTCCGCGGTCAACGCCATCGCCAACCCGATGGTCCCCGAGGTCGGCGAGCGCTACCTCGGCACCGTGGTGCGCGTGGTCGACTTCGGCGCGTTCGTGTCGCTCACCCCCGGCAAGGACGGCCTGCTCCACGTCACCCAGCTGCGCAAGCTGAACGGCGGCAAGCGGGTCGAGAACGTCGAGGACGTCGCCCAGGTCGGCCAGAAGCTCGAGGTCGAGATCCGCGAGATCGACTCGCGCGGCAAGATCTCCCTGGCCGTGAGCGAGGACGAGGAGAAGCCCGCCGAGGAGGACTCCTCCGTGGCGAAGTGA
- the rpsO gene encoding 30S ribosomal protein S15, which translates to MAFDTATKQEIIKEYATAEGDTGSPEVQAALLTHRIKYLTEHLKTHKHDHHTRRGLMLLVGQRKRLLKYLQASDITRYRALIQRLGIRR; encoded by the coding sequence ATGGCCTTCGACACCGCCACCAAGCAGGAGATCATCAAGGAGTACGCGACCGCCGAGGGCGACACCGGCTCGCCCGAGGTCCAGGCCGCGCTCCTGACCCACCGCATCAAGTACCTGACCGAGCACCTGAAGACCCACAAGCACGATCACCACACGCGCCGTGGTCTGATGCTGCTGGTCGGTCAGCGCAAGCGCCTGCTGAAGTACCTGCAGGCCTCCGACATCACGCGGTACCGTGCGCTGATCCAGCGCCTCGGCATCCGCCGCTGA
- the truB gene encoding tRNA pseudouridine(55) synthase TruB has translation MSAPHGILLVDKAPGRTSHDVVARVRWLLGTKKVGHAGTLDPMATGLLILGIGQGTRLLTHLVGLDKTYEATIRLGRATTTDDREGEDLGEVVEASRLEDAAIAEQVAPLRGDIEQVPSTVSAIKVDGRRAYARARAGEDIELAARPVRISRFEITARRAEGPYLDLDAVITCSSGTYVRALARDLGAALGVGGHLTELRRTSIGPFAVQEGSPVPARGEGDDVELPLHGLGDSAARVLATLDVDEQSSRDLADGRRIPRRAEPSPAPEGLRTDPRGGSEERELVAALGPDGVLCAVLRPRGEHWQPVLVVPADARS, from the coding sequence GTGAGCGCCCCGCACGGGATCCTGCTGGTCGACAAGGCGCCGGGCCGCACCAGCCACGACGTCGTCGCCCGGGTCCGCTGGTTGCTGGGCACCAAGAAAGTGGGTCACGCCGGCACCCTGGACCCGATGGCCACCGGACTGCTGATCCTCGGCATCGGGCAGGGCACCCGGCTGCTCACGCACCTGGTGGGCCTGGACAAGACCTACGAAGCCACGATCCGCCTGGGCCGCGCCACCACCACGGATGACCGGGAGGGCGAAGACCTCGGCGAGGTCGTGGAGGCGAGCAGGCTCGAGGACGCCGCGATCGCTGAGCAGGTCGCCCCGCTGCGCGGTGACATCGAGCAGGTTCCCTCCACCGTCAGCGCCATCAAGGTCGACGGCCGCCGTGCCTACGCCCGGGCACGGGCCGGGGAGGACATCGAGCTGGCGGCCCGCCCGGTGCGGATCTCCCGCTTCGAGATCACCGCGCGTCGCGCCGAGGGCCCGTACCTCGACCTCGACGCCGTGATCACCTGCTCCTCGGGCACCTATGTGCGCGCCCTGGCCCGCGATCTCGGCGCGGCCCTCGGCGTCGGGGGGCATCTGACCGAGCTGCGCCGCACCAGCATCGGCCCGTTCGCCGTGCAGGAGGGGTCACCCGTCCCTGCCCGCGGCGAGGGCGACGACGTCGAGCTGCCGCTGCACGGGCTGGGGGACAGCGCCGCCCGCGTGCTGGCCACCCTCGACGTGGACGAGCAGAGCTCCCGCGACCTCGCCGACGGCCGGCGCATCCCGCGCCGCGCGGAGCCCTCGCCGGCCCCCGAGGGTCTGCGGACGGATCCGCGCGGCGGGAGCGAGGAACGCGAGCTCGTCGCCGCCCTCGGCCCCGACGGCGTCCTGTGCGCCGTGCTCCGCCCCCGGGGCGAGCACTGGCAGCCCGTGCTGGTCGTCCCGGCCGACGCCCGCAGCTGA
- a CDS encoding AzlD domain-containing protein: MSVLWIVVIAASLLSFAQKWIGYQAPPDVLERPRVARITTMLPIALLGALVATQAATSGPEIVLDARLAALGVAAGLLALRAPFLVVVIGAALVAAGLRALGWG, translated from the coding sequence ATGAGCGTGCTGTGGATCGTGGTGATCGCGGCCTCGCTGCTGTCCTTCGCCCAGAAATGGATCGGCTACCAGGCACCGCCCGACGTGCTCGAGCGTCCGCGGGTCGCGCGGATCACCACGATGCTGCCGATCGCCCTGCTGGGGGCGCTGGTCGCGACGCAGGCAGCGACCAGCGGGCCCGAGATCGTGCTCGACGCCCGTCTGGCCGCGCTCGGAGTGGCCGCCGGGCTGCTCGCGCTGCGTGCCCCGTTCCTGGTGGTCGTGATCGGTGCGGCCCTGGTCGCGGCCGGTCTGCGAGCTCTCGGATGGGGGTGA
- a CDS encoding bifunctional riboflavin kinase/FAD synthetase, producing MTRTPIWHTLQDVPADLGATAVSIGNYDGIHRGHRFVLDQLLRHAESRSLTPVALTFWPHPRHVMRGVAEPPLITGHADRDRLLLLAGVTGVLDLEYTLEFAQYSPEDFVRIFLVEGLHARCVVLGQDALFGRGNSGDIETMRELGRRYGFEVVTVTELGPEGEGTGRISSSRIRDSLLAGDVEIAAEGLGRPHTVTDTVHHGHRRGRELGFPTANLGPTPEGLIPADGVYAGRLTVVEQDRAHAGVPPLTGAPATISIGTNPTFEVDGAPRRTVEAYVHGDHDLDLYGDRVRLEFVAFQRPTLTFDSVETLVQEMQRDVEVTRRTLGAERSRPALTD from the coding sequence GTGACCCGCACCCCCATCTGGCACACCCTGCAGGACGTGCCCGCCGATCTCGGGGCGACGGCCGTCTCGATCGGCAACTACGACGGGATCCACCGCGGCCACCGCTTCGTGCTCGACCAGCTGCTGCGCCACGCCGAGTCCCGCTCGCTGACCCCGGTCGCCCTCACCTTCTGGCCGCACCCCCGCCACGTCATGCGCGGCGTCGCCGAGCCTCCGCTGATCACCGGGCACGCCGACCGGGATCGCCTCCTGCTGCTGGCCGGGGTCACCGGAGTGCTGGACCTCGAGTACACCCTCGAGTTCGCCCAGTACTCCCCGGAGGACTTCGTGCGGATCTTCCTCGTCGAGGGTCTGCACGCCCGGTGCGTGGTGCTCGGTCAGGACGCCCTGTTCGGGAGGGGGAACTCGGGGGACATCGAGACGATGCGCGAGCTCGGGAGGCGGTACGGCTTCGAGGTGGTCACCGTCACGGAGCTCGGACCGGAGGGGGAGGGCACCGGACGCATCTCCTCCTCGAGGATCCGCGACAGCCTGCTCGCCGGTGACGTCGAGATCGCGGCGGAGGGTCTGGGGCGACCGCACACCGTCACCGACACCGTCCACCACGGCCATCGACGCGGCCGCGAGCTCGGCTTCCCGACCGCGAACCTGGGGCCGACGCCCGAGGGGCTGATCCCCGCCGACGGCGTCTACGCCGGCCGCCTCACCGTCGTCGAGCAGGACCGCGCCCACGCGGGCGTCCCGCCGCTGACCGGGGCGCCCGCGACCATCTCGATCGGGACGAACCCGACCTTCGAGGTCGACGGCGCCCCGCGACGGACCGTCGAGGCCTACGTCCATGGTGATCACGACCTCGATCTCTACGGGGACCGGGTCCGGCTCGAGTTCGTGGCCTTCCAGCGCCCCACCCTGACGTTCGACTCGGTCGAGACCCTGGTCCAGGAGATGCAGCGCGATGTCGAGGTGACCCGCCGCACTCTCGGCGCGGAGCGCTCCCGTCCGGCCCTGACCGACTGA
- a CDS encoding HAD-IA family hydrolase, whose amino-acid sequence MTASQDTSDAPRPTAALPLRARALLLDMDGTLIDSGPAVERAWNTLLRELGTDLEFGHAQHGRPARQVLAELLPGLDAEELDAAHARVEQLEIADVDSIVTLPGTERLLRELDAAARQLGRDTWAIVTSCTAPLFAARWGRTGLAEPAQLVTADQVRRGKPDPAPYLLGAERLGIAPGETVVLEDSVGGLVSGAEAGARTVAVTSTTPAAELAPLADALVTSLDDLEIRVDGEDLVLARRGS is encoded by the coding sequence ATGACGGCCTCCCAGGACACCTCCGACGCGCCCCGGCCCACCGCTGCGCTCCCGTTGCGCGCCCGAGCTCTCCTGCTGGACATGGACGGCACCCTGATCGACTCCGGACCGGCGGTCGAGCGGGCCTGGAACACGCTGCTGCGCGAGCTCGGCACCGACCTCGAGTTCGGGCACGCCCAGCACGGCCGCCCCGCGCGCCAGGTGCTCGCCGAGCTGCTGCCCGGCCTCGACGCGGAGGAGCTCGACGCCGCGCATGCGCGCGTCGAGCAGCTCGAGATCGCCGACGTCGACTCCATCGTGACGCTGCCGGGCACCGAGCGCCTCCTGCGGGAGCTCGACGCGGCCGCCCGGCAGCTGGGCCGGGACACGTGGGCGATCGTGACCTCCTGCACCGCACCGCTGTTCGCGGCCCGCTGGGGCCGGACGGGGCTGGCCGAGCCCGCCCAGCTGGTCACCGCGGACCAGGTCCGACGGGGCAAGCCCGACCCAGCGCCGTACCTGCTCGGCGCCGAGCGCCTGGGCATCGCGCCGGGGGAGACCGTCGTCCTGGAGGATTCCGTCGGCGGCCTGGTCTCGGGGGCCGAGGCGGGGGCCCGCACGGTCGCCGTGACGAGCACCACGCCGGCCGCGGAGCTGGCCCCGCTGGCGGACGCCCTGGTCACCTCGCTCGACGACCTGGAGATCCGCGTCGACGGCGAGGACCTCGTGCTGGCCCGCCGCGGTAGCTGA
- the rbfA gene encoding 30S ribosome-binding factor RbfA, whose product MNDNPRALKLADRIKVIVATMLDTRVKDPRLGFVTITDVRVSGDLQHATVFYTVFGTGEEREGTAAALVSATGMLRREVGRQTGVRLTPTLEFIADAIPENARVIEDLLTEARGRDAELARSKEGAAYAGEADPYRTPHEEPADDDLAGDDESPGTDGRGREDA is encoded by the coding sequence ATGAACGACAACCCCCGTGCCCTCAAGCTCGCCGACCGCATCAAGGTCATCGTCGCGACCATGCTCGACACCCGGGTCAAGGACCCGCGGCTCGGGTTCGTGACCATCACCGACGTGCGCGTGAGCGGCGACCTCCAGCACGCCACGGTGTTCTACACCGTCTTCGGCACCGGCGAGGAGCGGGAGGGCACCGCCGCCGCGCTCGTCAGCGCCACCGGGATGCTGCGCCGCGAGGTGGGCCGTCAGACCGGGGTCCGCCTCACCCCGACGCTCGAGTTCATCGCCGATGCGATCCCCGAGAACGCGCGCGTCATCGAGGACCTCCTGACCGAGGCCCGTGGCCGCGATGCCGAGCTCGCCCGCTCGAAGGAGGGCGCCGCCTACGCCGGGGAGGCAGACCCCTACCGCACCCCGCACGAGGAGCCGGCCGATGACGATCTCGCCGGCGATGACGAATCGCCCGGCACCGACGGGCGCGGCCGCGAGGACGCGTGA
- the dapB gene encoding 4-hydroxy-tetrahydrodipicolinate reductase, with protein MTPTDTTPLRVAVLGAGGRMGSEACRAVEEAADLELVARIGREDPLGRIAEAGAQVAVDLTVPAVTAENVSWLVEHGIHAVVGTTGWTEQSLDPLRSQLEGADGVGVLIAPNFALGAVLAMRFAEIAARYYDSAEVIEMHHPNKLDAPSGTARHTAAAIARGRAAGGLGPVPDATEKDPDGARGAVVDGIHVHAVRQRGLVAHEVVQFGGPGEQFQLRHDSFDRASFMPGVLLGVREVAAHPGLTVGLDGYMDLG; from the coding sequence ATGACCCCCACCGACACCACCCCGCTGCGCGTCGCCGTCCTCGGCGCCGGAGGCCGCATGGGCTCCGAAGCCTGCCGCGCCGTCGAGGAGGCCGCGGACCTGGAGCTGGTGGCCCGGATCGGTCGCGAGGACCCCCTCGGGAGGATCGCCGAGGCCGGCGCACAGGTCGCCGTCGACCTCACCGTCCCCGCCGTCACCGCCGAGAACGTCAGCTGGCTCGTCGAGCACGGCATCCACGCCGTGGTCGGTACCACCGGGTGGACCGAGCAGTCCCTCGACCCGCTGCGCTCCCAGCTCGAGGGGGCCGACGGGGTCGGGGTGCTGATCGCCCCGAACTTCGCCCTCGGGGCCGTGCTGGCCATGCGCTTCGCCGAGATCGCCGCCCGGTACTACGACAGCGCCGAGGTGATCGAGATGCATCACCCGAACAAGCTCGACGCCCCCTCCGGCACCGCCCGCCACACGGCGGCCGCCATCGCCCGCGGTCGGGCCGCCGGCGGCCTCGGTCCCGTCCCGGACGCCACCGAGAAGGACCCCGACGGAGCCCGTGGAGCGGTCGTCGACGGCATCCACGTCCACGCGGTGCGCCAGCGCGGCCTCGTCGCCCACGAGGTGGTCCAGTTCGGCGGACCCGGGGAGCAGTTCCAACTGCGTCACGACTCCTTCGACCGTGCGAGCTTCATGCCCGGGGTGCTGCTGGGCGTGCGCGAGGTCGCCGCGCACCCCGGCCTCACCGTGGGCCTGGACGGCTACATGGATCTCGGCTGA
- a CDS encoding AzlC family ABC transporter permease yields MSTASQPLGRRPHETPDRVRSVRRTGFSIGLATGLYGISYGALATASGLDVWQAMVLSAVMFTGGSQFAFVGVLGGGGSALGAALAALLLGVRNTLYGLILAPNLPRRGWRALARVQLTIDESAALAATGADEESRRAGFWSAGVWVYVFWNLFSLLGALGGRHIADPAAWGLDAAAAAAFLALLWPRLRSRDAVAIAVAAAFVALVTTPALPAGLPVLAAALVAVGAGLIPVRRRAVRAEADAATGADAERGGDAPHRAGEEEIS; encoded by the coding sequence ATGTCCACCGCTTCCCAGCCCCTCGGGCGCCGCCCCCACGAGACCCCGGACCGCGTGCGCAGCGTGCGCCGCACCGGCTTCTCGATCGGGCTCGCGACCGGCCTGTACGGCATCTCCTACGGGGCGCTCGCCACCGCCTCCGGACTCGACGTCTGGCAGGCGATGGTGCTCTCGGCGGTGATGTTCACCGGTGGCAGCCAGTTCGCCTTCGTCGGGGTGCTCGGCGGGGGCGGATCCGCGCTCGGCGCAGCGCTCGCCGCGCTCCTGCTGGGCGTGCGCAACACCCTGTACGGACTGATCCTGGCCCCGAACCTCCCCCGCCGCGGGTGGAGGGCGCTGGCGCGGGTCCAGCTGACGATCGACGAGTCCGCCGCGCTCGCGGCGACCGGCGCGGACGAGGAGTCGCGGCGGGCGGGCTTCTGGTCCGCGGGGGTCTGGGTCTACGTCTTCTGGAACCTGTTCTCGCTGCTCGGTGCGCTCGGGGGCCGGCACATCGCGGACCCGGCCGCGTGGGGGCTCGACGCCGCCGCGGCCGCCGCCTTCCTCGCCCTGCTGTGGCCGCGTCTGCGGTCCCGGGACGCGGTCGCGATCGCGGTGGCGGCGGCCTTCGTGGCCCTGGTGACCACCCCGGCGCTGCCGGCCGGACTGCCGGTGCTGGCGGCGGCGCTGGTGGCGGTCGGCGCCGGTCTGATCCCGGTGCGGCGGCGCGCTGTCCGGGCCGAGGCGGATGCAGCGACCGGGGCGGATGCCGAGCGCGGAGGCGATGCCCCGCACCGAGCCGGCGAGGAGGAGATCTCATGA
- a CDS encoding pitrilysin family protein — protein sequence MPSLLTYDDPASDVMLDAATGVRRSILPGGVRLLTQTDRSVRSASIGLWLPVGSRDERPEHAGSTHALEHLLFKGTERRTAMDIATAFDEVGGDSNAVTAKEHTLYYGRVRSSDVPRAIDVLTDMITASLLTPEALETERQVILEELAMAEDDPTDIGYETFLADVLGADTAVGRPVGGTARSVAALDIEDVRAHCREHYRPENLVVTAVGDIDHDELTELLVEGLRRGGWELETGTLPRRRPDADGDLLAGPDPTTDVAAISPHRLIRPTEQNHIFLGGPGISAVSEDRHTMSVLMSVLGGGMSSRLFQNIREQRGLAYSVYSFTAGYRDVGLFGMYAACRPGRTEQVVELLAAELARMGTYGIGEDELTRAKGQITGTFALGLEDTSSRMGRLGTIELVHGRYTSVDETLAKISRVDVAAVRELAGRLGQSFSTRVEIGPDA from the coding sequence ATGCCTTCCCTCCTGACCTACGACGATCCCGCCTCCGACGTGATGCTCGATGCCGCCACCGGCGTGCGGCGCAGCATCCTTCCCGGAGGCGTCCGCCTGCTGACCCAGACCGATCGCAGCGTGCGCAGCGCGTCCATCGGACTGTGGCTGCCGGTGGGCTCGCGCGACGAGCGCCCCGAACACGCCGGGTCCACCCACGCCCTCGAGCACCTGCTGTTCAAGGGCACCGAGCGCCGCACCGCGATGGACATCGCCACCGCCTTCGACGAGGTCGGCGGGGACTCCAACGCCGTCACCGCCAAGGAGCACACCCTCTACTACGGCCGGGTGCGCTCCTCGGACGTGCCGCGCGCCATCGACGTGCTCACGGACATGATCACCGCGAGCCTCCTCACCCCGGAGGCCCTGGAGACCGAGCGTCAGGTGATCCTCGAAGAGCTCGCCATGGCCGAGGACGACCCCACCGACATCGGCTACGAGACCTTCCTCGCCGACGTGCTCGGCGCGGACACCGCCGTCGGCCGGCCCGTCGGCGGCACCGCCCGGAGCGTCGCCGCGCTGGACATCGAGGACGTGCGCGCCCACTGCCGCGAGCACTACCGCCCCGAGAACCTGGTCGTCACCGCCGTCGGCGACATCGACCACGACGAGCTCACCGAGCTGCTGGTCGAGGGACTGCGCCGCGGCGGCTGGGAGCTGGAGACGGGGACGCTTCCCCGTCGTCGGCCCGACGCGGACGGTGACCTCCTGGCCGGGCCCGACCCGACCACCGACGTCGCCGCGATCTCCCCCCACCGACTGATCCGCCCCACCGAGCAGAACCACATCTTCCTCGGCGGACCGGGCATCAGCGCCGTCAGCGAGGACCGGCACACCATGTCGGTGCTCATGTCCGTCCTCGGCGGCGGCATGTCCTCCCGCCTGTTCCAGAACATCCGCGAGCAGCGCGGACTGGCCTACTCCGTGTACTCCTTCACGGCCGGCTACCGCGACGTCGGCCTTTTCGGCATGTACGCCGCCTGCCGCCCCGGTCGCACCGAGCAGGTCGTCGAGCTGCTCGCCGCCGAGCTCGCACGGATGGGCACGTACGGCATCGGCGAGGACGAGCTGACGCGGGCGAAGGGCCAGATCACCGGGACCTTCGCCCTCGGCCTCGAGGACACCAGCAGCCGCATGGGCCGCCTGGGCACGATCGAACTGGTCCACGGGCGGTACACCAGCGTCGACGAGACCCTGGCGAAGATCTCCCGGGTCGATGTCGCCGCGGTGCGCGAGCTGGCCGGCCGTCTCGGGCAGTCCTTCAGCACACGCGTCGAGATCGGCCCCGACGCCTGA
- a CDS encoding L,D-transpeptidase family protein: protein MTNVTEQAAMGGPSRPSDRRGRRRALIILGAIIAVLAVVLTSGALAYAKQYEGKALPGTTVLGQDVSGKTPEQIAALVAEQAKSVTVTVTAGDQEREVSLADLGVSVDADATAQAAVDAEESFGDIISSTWSGENPVDPVVTVDEAAVADFATGLIPEDRTQPVDAGVTFDEDAQSWKVVPGTKGQGMDPQVLVDSVTQKAPSLEDFSVEQPVEEIAPAITTAEAEETVGALSSLLEQPMSIEGADGETHEVSPERRSGWLAVTPDDSGKALTISVDEDAVREWVSAQADQDSVEVKDGIEQVDEKGEVVKVVAEKQDGLKITNADAVAEELIAALNGTTPLEAAFETKTVKAEVEEVDAPSTDDEKDADKKDSEKKGTEEKGTEEESEQAAEPTGEKWIDVDLTNKTVTAYVGDTPVWGPRSMVDGKEGNETPTGTYEIYLRYDQQDMTNAAYYPEGHPKYYLTEDVPWVQYFHNGYGFHGAPWRSSFGYSGSHGCINMPVSDAKWLYDWASMGTRVEVHT from the coding sequence ATGACGAACGTGACCGAGCAGGCCGCGATGGGCGGCCCGTCCCGACCCTCCGACCGCCGCGGCCGTCGACGGGCGCTGATCATCCTGGGCGCCATCATCGCCGTCCTCGCCGTCGTCCTCACCAGCGGCGCGCTCGCCTATGCCAAGCAGTACGAGGGCAAGGCCCTGCCGGGCACCACGGTGCTCGGTCAGGACGTGTCCGGCAAGACGCCGGAGCAGATCGCCGCTCTCGTCGCCGAGCAGGCGAAGTCCGTGACCGTCACGGTCACCGCTGGTGATCAGGAGCGCGAGGTCTCGCTCGCCGATCTCGGGGTGTCCGTCGATGCCGATGCCACCGCGCAGGCGGCCGTCGACGCCGAGGAGTCCTTCGGGGATATCATCTCCTCCACCTGGTCCGGCGAGAACCCGGTCGATCCCGTGGTCACGGTCGACGAGGCCGCGGTCGCGGACTTCGCCACCGGGCTCATCCCCGAGGACAGGACCCAGCCGGTCGATGCGGGGGTCACCTTCGACGAGGACGCGCAGAGCTGGAAGGTCGTGCCCGGCACCAAGGGCCAGGGCATGGATCCGCAGGTGCTGGTGGACTCGGTGACGCAGAAGGCGCCGTCGCTGGAGGACTTCAGCGTCGAGCAGCCGGTCGAGGAGATCGCCCCGGCGATCACCACGGCCGAGGCCGAGGAGACGGTCGGCGCGCTGTCCTCCCTGCTCGAGCAGCCGATGTCGATCGAGGGTGCCGACGGTGAGACCCACGAGGTCTCGCCGGAGCGTCGCAGCGGCTGGCTCGCGGTCACCCCGGACGACTCCGGCAAGGCCCTGACGATCTCGGTCGACGAGGATGCGGTGCGCGAGTGGGTCTCCGCCCAGGCCGATCAGGACTCCGTCGAGGTCAAGGACGGCATCGAGCAGGTCGACGAGAAGGGTGAGGTCGTCAAGGTCGTCGCCGAGAAGCAGGACGGGCTGAAGATCACCAACGCCGACGCGGTCGCCGAGGAGCTGATCGCGGCGCTGAACGGCACCACGCCCCTCGAAGCGGCCTTCGAGACCAAGACGGTCAAGGCCGAGGTCGAAGAGGTCGACGCGCCGTCCACGGACGACGAGAAGGACGCCGACAAGAAGGACTCCGAGAAGAAGGGCACGGAGGAGAAGGGCACCGAGGAGGAGTCCGAGCAGGCGGCGGAGCCCACGGGCGAGAAGTGGATCGACGTCGACCTGACCAACAAGACGGTCACCGCCTATGTCGGTGACACCCCGGTGTGGGGCCCTCGCTCGATGGTCGACGGCAAGGAGGGCAATGAGACGCCCACCGGCACCTATGAGATCTACCTGCGCTACGACCAGCAGGACATGACCAACGCCGCCTACTACCCCGAAGGGCATCCGAAGTACTACCTCACCGAGGACGTGCCCTGGGTGCAGTACTTCCACAACGGCTACGGTTTCCACGGCGCGCCGTGGCGCTCGTCCTTCGGGTACTCGGGATCGCACGGCTGCATCAACATGCCGGTCTCCGATGCCAAGTGGCTGTACGACTGGGCGTCGATGGGCACCCGGGTCGAGGTCCACACCTGA